ATAACACCAtttccgcgcacacacaaaacattgccTCAACTCAAAACCTTAAAACAGTTTCCATCATCAGACTTTGAAAAacttaaaatatgtattgtgtgttaatttgaagatttttgaattgaaattgcataagtaaaacaatattcatTGCCGAAAATGCCTAAAGTGACTGCAATTTAACGCAATTATGGTTTGAAGTTAatgaatgtaaataaaattttttaataatattttagtttacgaAGCATTATGCAGGATTGCGCCCTAGAAAAGATGAATCTCACCACTTGAGTTTTCtataagagcaaaaatttgcaaattcACCTTATTCTCCAGAGAGCGTTAACAAGTGTCAAGCAAGAGCTTCCCGCCAAATACTTTGTGCCAGATTTGCTAGCAGGATGGTATAAAGATGTAGAAATTAACTCAACCTCCAAAATCTAGGATGTTAACTGAATGCCATATATTTTCTTGGGATACTTCTTTTGCGATACTGGCTAAGCGATGCTCCGCGAGCGATGTTTccgttttaatttttacaattggtgattgttctccagctttcgttatcatacaaatgtttcccgGTTATTATCCAGGACAAACACCCTGCGATCTCATGAACAtccgccctctacgttacgctagcgttacacgtaacgcctgtttagcgcaaacccaagcagcatttttttaacgCCTGGTTTTACCATCGTAGATAAGCAAATTGATAGATTATTAATCATGtcttaatattgattatttgtatgcaataatgagaaaagacctattttgaacaaaaataaaaagcttttttaaagatatgactCATTGAGAatttatgataatgaaaagttataacactattattatcttaatattttttgcatcaatgcGAGTTAAAACAACTTCAAGAAATACTTTTATAGCAATCAATAAACTTAGAAATGTTATcacaaaaaactaattttttatttgccaatcttttggtaaaactagaattttgaaaattattaaaGGATTTATTAAACTCGATGCGCGCCATTTCAAAAGAGCCCTCGCATCCATAGCAACCGGCATTCAAAATCACCATAAACGTTATCTAAATAGGCTTTAAATTAATTGCacatatttaatttctttggATATACTttatataatttatattttttactttgGCAACGTTACAACAATTATAAGCTTAGAGGCTTTTAAGACCTTTAAACTGTAAGACTTTTTTGCTTGAACTATAGTGCATGAATGAAAACacttattctttttttaacttgtAATTAAACTATTTAATCTCACTGATATCGATTTATCCCAAAgcaaattattgttattttattcgaaatgttaaatatttcttatttaacTTATGCACACCGATCGGTCGCGTGGATGACCAACCCTCTATGAAATGCAGCTTGGGAATTTTAAAAGACAAGTAACGTTTCTCCTTTGTAACGTcaagggctgagccttacttttaccaattATTAAGATGGCGTTACGACTGGTTGCAGGGACTTTGATCACCACTAGATGGCATTATTGAATGTGGAGTTGCACATGCGTTAGggacatttcaatttattgtattttattggcattcctacattgcaaatgaaaatattgtttaaaaatatactaTAAAATGCCAGAAATATTCACATGGTTATTTAAATGAAGGGTGAAGGGAAACATTATAGaggatgtttatttatatgaatgtTCCTAATCTTTGGTCCAActtttttaaagccatttcCAACGTCCCCAATAAATTTGCCAAGTAAAACTTTTGAGAGAACCTAGCCTTATCTGaacacacaacatttttcgaccaacacttttaacattttcccgtGGTTAACGATAAATCAGGTAAACGTGTCCTTTAGCGTTTCCAGAAAAAAGGTCAACACACAGGTATCACTGCTTGCATTTGCTATGGTAAAACCAACCCGCTTTACCAAGCTACCTGGAAAATTTTACACATCGCTTCTGATATGCTGCATTTTACATAATTCGCAGGGTTAGAGAATTGAAAACAGTAAATGATGCTTTTTGTGCCCAAAGGAGgcacattttttcatttacattttgtgCACACTTTCAAGCACCGTTCTATATTAGAAAATGTTCTTACTTCTGGTTGTCCCATATCAGCAtaaatcgaataaaatgtctttggcaaagttatttgtcgccctgaaaaggacggttttgggtttgagatGAAGGAAGCTTTGTTACACAGTTTAAGCCTTCTTTTCGGTCTTcttgggcagcagcacggcctgAATGTTGGGCAGCACACCACCCTGAGCGATGGTTACTCCGGACAGCAGCTTGTTCAACTCCTCGTCGTTGCGGATGGCCAGCTGCAGATGACGCGGGATGATGCGCGTCTTCTTGTTGTCAcgggcagcgtttccggcCAACTCAAGCACTTCAGCGGCCAAGTACTCCATGACGGCTGCCAGATACACGGGCGCTCCGGCACCGACGCGCTCGGCATAGTTACCCTTGCGCAGGAGACGATGAATACGGCCAACGGGGAACTGAAGACCGGCACGGTTGGAGCGGGACTTTGCCTTTCCCTTtacc
This Anopheles merus strain MAF unplaced genomic scaffold, AmerM5.1 LNR4000131, whole genome shotgun sequence DNA region includes the following protein-coding sequences:
- the LOC121601638 gene encoding histone H2A, which encodes MSGRGKGGKVKGKAKSRSNRAGLQFPVGRIHRLLRKGNYAERVGAGAPVYLAAVMEYLAAEVLELAGNAARDNKKTRIIPRHLQLAIRNDEELNKLLSGVTIAQGGVLPNIQAVLLPKKTEKKA